The Urocitellus parryii isolate mUroPar1 chromosome 6, mUroPar1.hap1, whole genome shotgun sequence genome includes a window with the following:
- the Ccdc198 gene encoding factor associated with metabolism and energy, which yields MGRSHSKAHSRVTKVAPLENKGADTPSAGPMDFAFNHNLEEKSSYSLARLQDRNEILNGQLPPLRETWYGRYSTAPRAMYFDIPLERGETSIIKRHPPRRLEKLEPIDLPQVITSERLLSQQQTWTRHKAKQKLEKKMQTPTYTSGKRQYLHKMQMLEMNRRRQEVQMELKKNLHREERITEQNLRDHKVKKILQSIPGNEDDDLLTTLPDETMNRGPGNSQAAEFLDYQARNEYCHRKIGKMEAWLREQEARGQILWDISSSDSDEQGNDDRKPRALVRTRTERIPLFDEFFDGE from the exons ATGGGCCGGAGTCACTCTAAGGCTCACTCTCGGGTCACCAAAGTAGCCCCTCTGGAAAACAAAGGAGCAGACACTCCTTCAGCTGGCCCTATGGATTTTGCATTTAATCACAACCTGGAAGAAAAGAGCTCATATTCTTTGGCAAGACTACAGGACCGGAATGAAATTCTGAATGGCCAGCTGCCACCTCTGCGAGAAACCTGGTATGGAAGATATTCTACAG CACCCAGGGCCATGTATTTTGACATCCCACTGGAACGGGGAGAAACAAGTATTATTAAAAGGCATCCACCTCGAAGACTTGAA AAGCTTGAACCCATTGACCTGCCACAAGTAATTACCTCCGAAAGACTCCTGAGCCAGCAACAAACGTGGACAAGGCACAAAGCAAAG caaaaactggaaaagaaaatgcaaactcCAACATATACTTCTGGGAAAAGACAATATTTGCATAAAATGCAAATGCTGGAAATGAACCGTAGAAGACAAGAG GTCCAAATGGAGTTGAAGAAGAATCTTCATAGGGAAGAAAGAATTACTGAGCAAAACCTGAGGGACCATAAAGTCAAGAAAATTCTTCAAAGCATCCCAGGGAATGAAGACGATGACCTTCTAACCACGTTACCTGATGAAACCATgaacagaggcccag GAAACTCACAGGCTGCAGAATTTCTGGACTATCAAGCAAGGAATGAATATTGTCACAGAAAAATTGGGAAAATGGAAGCATGGCTCCGTGAACAAGAGGCCCGGGGACAGATTCTCTGGGACATTTCCAGCTCAGACTCAGATGAGCAGGGAAATGATGATAGGAAGCCACGAGCACTGGTGAGGACCAGGACAGAGAGAATCCCACTTTTCGATGAATTTTTTGATGGAGAATAA